The following proteins are encoded in a genomic region of Candidatus Eisenbacteria bacterium:
- a CDS encoding DinB family protein, translating to MNSRARALAERIEQGAAALAAFAEKLTDAEWNTPVPGDGRTVGVTVHHVANMYPIEVELAQVLASGKAIEGVTWDAVAGINRKHAHEHARCTKQEALEFLRRNSKAAADAVRTIRDEDLDRAAPVSLNGDAPLTAQFFIEDHALRHSFHHLAKIKAALKK from the coding sequence ATGAACTCTCGCGCACGCGCGCTGGCGGAACGGATCGAGCAAGGAGCCGCGGCGCTCGCCGCCTTCGCCGAGAAGCTGACCGACGCGGAGTGGAACACACCCGTGCCCGGCGACGGACGCACGGTGGGCGTGACGGTGCATCATGTGGCGAACATGTATCCGATCGAGGTCGAGCTGGCCCAGGTGCTCGCGTCGGGTAAAGCGATCGAAGGCGTGACCTGGGACGCGGTCGCCGGCATCAACCGGAAGCACGCGCACGAGCACGCGCGCTGCACGAAGCAGGAGGCGCTCGAGTTCCTGCGACGGAACAGCAAGGCGGCGGCGGACGCCGTGCGCACGATCCGGGACGAGGACCTGGACCGCGCCGCTCCGGTGTCGCTCAACGGAGACGCGCCGCTCACGGCTCAGTTCTTCATCGAGGACCACGCCCTGCGGCACAGCTTCCACCATCTCGCGAAGATCAAGGCGGCGCTGAAGAAGTAG